From one Montipora capricornis isolate CH-2021 chromosome 10, ASM3666992v2, whole genome shotgun sequence genomic stretch:
- the LOC138019651 gene encoding uncharacterized protein — protein sequence MKLYRHIHWYQIVFFIQLLHSVSAKPRVIIPLRVVRTVSEHYVWCLSEGTSPINISLINSSTTLAFGNGTVWGKINQDGNYSCIATNDVGTDSKTFYVSLIDFHVCVNLCDCGSTAERHQVNNKFHCTGKHSADILNNIPTTTTDL from the exons ATGAAGCTTTATCGCCACATTCATTGGTatcaaattgtattttttatccAGTTGCTGCACTCTGTCTCGG CTAAACCAAGGGTAATTATTCCTTTACGAGTGGTTCGAACCGTCTCGGAGCATTACGTGTGGTGCTTATCTGAAGGGACTTCTCCGATCAACATATCATTGATAAACTCGTCTACAACTTTGGCTTTCGGGAATGGAACAGTGTGGGGCAAAATAAACCAAGATGGTAACTATAGTTGCATCGCTACCAATGACGTTGGCACTGATTCAAAGACGTTTTACGTTTCTCTTATTG ATTTTCACGTTTGTGTGAATTTGTGTGACTGTGGCAGCACTGCAGAGAGGCATCAAGTTAACAACAAGTTTCACTGCACTGGGAAACATTCAGCTGATATATTGAACAACATTCCAACAACCACGACAGATCTGtga